From Eubalaena glacialis isolate mEubGla1 chromosome 5, mEubGla1.1.hap2.+ XY, whole genome shotgun sequence, one genomic window encodes:
- the NDUFC1 gene encoding NADH dehydrogenase [ubiquinone] 1 subunit C1, mitochondrial, which produces MAPSALLRPFSKLLIPARLPSGSSARSKFYIREPPHGRPDWLKVGLTLGTSVFLWMCLIKQHNEDVLEYKRRNRLE; this is translated from the exons ATGGCGCCGTCCGCCTTATTGCGCCCTTTCTCCAAGCTGCTGATCCCGGCCAGGCTCCCGAGCGGCT CTTCAGCGCGGTCAAAGTTCTACATTCGGGAACCGCCACATGGCAGACCTGACTGGCTGAAGGTTGGACTGACCTTGGGCACCTCCGTTTTCTTGTGGATGTGT CTCATCAAACAACATAATGAAGATGTTTTAgagtataaaagaagaaatcggtTGGAATAA